One window of Pocillopora verrucosa isolate sample1 chromosome 9, ASM3666991v2, whole genome shotgun sequence genomic DNA carries:
- the LOC131791355 gene encoding melanocortin receptor 5-like: MTNFTEQRQPTTTQDFCEADKLEGFHYIVLASVNIFLSVAATLGNVLILFALHKESSLHPPSKLLLRCLAITDLCVGLISHPMFAAQLLFKMYEVRNLCSPFNIWESLLSVIFGGVSLLTVTAVSVDRLLALKLGLRYRHTVTITRVGSILTCFCVVAIAVAFAERFWNFEIFTNVKTGVIGLCLITSFFCYAKIFIRLHRHQVQMTANSWQPNGEGTPLNIVRYRKTVSAALWIQITLVACYLPRAFTYTFRSAAFAGELYTGTLVLFNSSLNPFLYCWKIREVRQAVKDTVKRCCYSS; the protein is encoded by the coding sequence ATGACAAACTTTACTGAACAAAGGCAGCCCACAACGACGCAGGATTTTTGTGAAGCTGATAAACTCGAAGGATTTCATTACATAGTTCTTGCATCAGTCAACATTTTCCTTTCCGTTGCTGCAACTTTAGGGAATGTCCTGATCCTCTTCGCTCTTCACAAGGAGTCTTCGCTGCATCCGCCGTCCAAGCTCTTGCTTCGTTGCCTTGCAATTACAGATCTTTGCGTTGGTTTGATATCTCACCCGATGTTTGCCGCACAGTTGCTATTCAAGATGTACGAAGTGCGAAATTTGTGCTCGCCCTTTAATATCTGGGAAAGCCTCCTCAGCGTAATTTTCGGTGGAGTGTCTTTGTTGACAGTAACAGCTGTgagtgtggacagacttcttgcgCTGAAACTGGGCCTGCGATACAGACACACTGTAACAATAACACGAGTTGGTTCAATTTTAACCTGCTTCTGCGTTGTGGCTATTGCAGTCGCTTTCGCAGAACGTTTTTGGAATTTCGAAATTTTCACCAACGTGAAGACCGGAGTAATAGGGCTGTGTTtaataacttcatttttttgttacgcGAAGATCTTCATTCGTCTGCACCGTCACCAAGTGCAAATGACAGCCAACTCCTGGCAGCCAAACGGAGAAGGAACTCCTTTGAACATTGTTCGATACCGTAAGACAGTTTCTGCAGCACTCTGGATCCAAATAACATTAGTTGCATGTTATCTTCCGAGAGCTTTCACTTACACTTTTAGATCGGCAGCTTTTGCTGGGGAGCTGTACACAGGCACACTTGTGCTCTTCAATTCCAGTCTcaacccgtttctttactgttggaagatCAGAGAAGTCAGACAAGCAGTGAAAGACACTGTCAAACGATGTTGCTATTCTAGTTAG